The sequence GTCGGCGAACCGGACCGTGCGCGCCGGCCCGTCGGCCCGCAGCTCGACGATCTCCCGGGCTGTGATCACCTCGGCCGAGAACTTCACGGCCTGGCGGCGGGCCCGATCGGTGAGCTGGGCACCGGACACCCCGTCGGGGAAGCCGAGGTAGTTCTCGATCCTGGAGCTCTGCCCGGCCTGGCCGCCGGTCGCGGTGCGCTCGATCAGCACGGTCCGCAGGCCTTCCGAGGCCGCGTACACCGCCGAGCCGAGCCCGGCCGGGCCGCCGCCGATGATGATGACGTCGTAGAAGTTCTCGTCCGGGATGGTGCGCAGGCCCACCTCGGCCGCGATCTGGGCGTCCGTCGGATCGATGAGGGCGGCGCCGGCCGGCGTGATGACCACCGGCAGCGCCGCGGCGGCGAGGCTCGACGGCCACGGCTGCCCGTGTGGCGCCGGCCCGTCCAACGGCTCGGACCCGTCCAACAGTCCGGACGCGTCCGACAGCCGGGGCCCGTCCGTCGACATGGACCCGTTCGAGGACGCGGACCCGTTCGACGGCGCGGACACGGCGGCGGGGGCGGCCGCGGCGAGCAACCGGCGGCCCTCCGGCTCGTCGGCGAGGTACCACCGGTAGGGCACCTGGTTGCGGGCCAGGAACTCGCGGACCTCGTACGACCGGGCCGACCAGCGGTCACCCACGACCTTCGTCTCGACCACCGCCCGGCGCTCCGAGCGGCACCAGGCGTCGAGCAGCCCGTCGAGGACCGGGTAGAGCTTCTCCTCCGGCGGGTTCCAGGGCTTGAGCAGGTAGTGGTCGAGGTCGACGAGGTTGATCGCGTCGATCGCCGCGCTGGTGTCGGCGTAGGCCGTGAGCAGCACCCGCTTGGCGTCGGGATACAGATCCATCGCCTGTTCGAGGAACTCGATGCCGGTGAGCCCCGGCATCCGATAGTCCGCGATCATCACCGAGACCTGGCCGCCGCGCAGCTTCAGCTCGCGCAGCGTGTCCAGGGCCTGCTGGCCCGACTCGGCCCGCAGGATGCGGTACCGCTCGCCGAACCGCCGGCGCAGGTCTCGCGCCACCGCCCGGGAGACACTCGGGTCGTCGTCAACGGTGAGGATCGCGGGCCGGATGGCACCCGACTGTGTCGGTTGCGTGGCTGTACCGGTGGCCAGATCGGTTCCGGCCAGCGGATCGGTCTCGGTCACGTCAGTGCCCCTGTCAGAGCTGTCCCCAACCCGTCTGCGGTCCTCGCCCAGTCTGGCGGCCCACCCCACGACCAGACGGCGAAACGACCGCGGTGCTGCGCAAACCGCGGCACCGGTCTTGCTCGAACGGCGTGCTCCCGAACGGTGATCTTCCCGAACGGGAGTCTTCCCCGAAAACGATGTTCCTCAAAAACGATGTTCCTCGAACACGCGTGCTCCCAGGATACGTTTCCCCGCTCCGCCGGTCCGGTCGTCGACGGCAACCTCACTGTTCGCCGGGCGGTCGCGCAGACCGACGGACCGTCAGCGCTCCGCATACGTCGCCGCGCAGCGTGACCGCGGGCGGTTGTCCGGGCCGGGCCGGGTACCCCGGCGCGAGAGGGCGAGCGACGGCCGCACCGCGGCGTCGCGCCACCGGGCCGGCGGCGAGCGGTCGAGAGCCGTCACCACCGGCGGCCGTGCGACGCGAAGAAGGGGGATGGGTATGGCCGTGAAAGCAGGGACGGCTGGGGAAGCCGGGACGGCAAGGGAAGCGAGAGCGGACGCCGCGAGCAGCGCCGAGGAGAACCGGCGACGGGTCAGAAAGCTGGCGGCCGAGGCGATCGGAACGTTCCTGCTGGTCCTCGGCGGTGTCGGCACCGCGGTGCTGGCGGGGGACTTCATGGGGACGCTCGGCGTCGCCCTGGCCTTCGGCCTGACGCTGGTGGTCCTGATGTACGTGATCGGCCCGGTCTCGGGCTGCCACGTCAACCCTGCGGTGACGATCGGGCTCTGCGCGGCGAAGAAGATCGCGCCGAAGGACGCCGTCGCCTACATCGTCGCCCAGTGCGTGGGCGCGATCGTGGCGGCCGCGGCGATCTACCTCATCGCCGACGCGGGGCCGTTCGGCTACTCCGCCAGGATGCAGGGCCTCGGGGCGAACGGGTACGGCGCGCACTCGCCGGCCGGCTTCGGCCTGGGCGGGGCCTTCCTCGCCGAGGTGCTGCTCACCGGGCTGCTGGTCTTCACCTGCCTCGGCGCGACGCACATCCAGGCCCCCGTCGGCTTCGCCGGCATCGCGATCGGCTTCGTGCTGGCCGTGTGCAACCTGGTCTCGATCCCGGTCGACAACACGGGGGTGAACCCGGCCCGCAGCCTGGGGCCGGCGGTGTTCGCGGGCGGCTGGGCGCTGAGCCAGCTCTGGCTGTTCATCGTCGCGCCGATCGTCGGCGCGTTGGTGGCAGCGGCCGTGCACCGCGTGCTGCGACCGGAGCCCGGCGTCCGGCTGTCGACGGCGGCCCGCGCGCTGCCGAGCGAGTCGGAGGCGCGCATCGCGCAGGAGACCGCCCGGCTGCTGAAGATGCCGGTCGGCGCCCCGCGCCACCTGGCCGACGGCCGCCGAGCGCCCGCCGGCGCGGAGGATCCCGCCAAGGTGGGCGCCGGCTCAGCGGCGGGCCGGCCGGGCCGCGGCCCCGACGGTTTCCGCGACCGAGACTGGAACCGCGACCAGGACCAGCCGGGTGACGACACCGGCGGGTGCTGATCAAGAACTCGCCGGGGCCCGGTTCGGGGGGCCGGGCCCCGGCGGCCTAGGCGGCGGGCATGTCGTGCAGCGGGCGCGTCGGCGGGTGGTAGACGCGGCGGGCGGGGACTCGCAGCTGGTCACGTTCCGGGTAGCGGACGGCGGTGAGCGCCCCGCCGAAGCAGCAGCCGGTGTCCAGGCACAGGGTGTTGTTCACCCACCGGTGCTGGGTGCCCGGGGTGTGGCCGTACAGCACCATCGCCCGGCCCCGGTAGTCGTTCGCCCACGGCCGCCGGACCGGGAAGCCGTACTCGTCGCGCTCACCGGTGGTGTCGCCGAACAGCGCGAAGGAGCGGACCCGGGCCGAGTCGAGCCCGTGGTAGCTCTCCTTCAGGCCGGCGTGCGCGACGACCAGCCAGCCCCCGTCGAGCACCAGGTGCGATCCGAGCCCCGCGCAGAACGCGAGCACGGCCTCCTGGAACTCCACGGGCTCGGTGGCCAGCTGCTCGAGGGTCCTGGCCAGGTGCTGGCCGACCTTGGCCGGGCCGCCAGGCTCGCCAGGCCCACCGGAGCCGCCGGAGCCGTTGAGCGCCCGGACCAGCTTGTGTTCGTGGTTGCCGGCGACGGCCAGCGCGTCGCCGGCGGCGGCCATGCCCATCGCCAGCCGCAGCACCGCGGCCGGGTGAGGACCGCGGTCGATCAGGTCGCCGACGAAGACCACGCGCCGGCCGGCGGGGTGCCGAGCCCCGACCGCCCGGCCGGCCGGGTCGCGGTCCAGCTCGTAGCCGAGCCTCGCGAGCAGCTCCTCCAGCTCCTCGGAGCAGCCGTGCACGTCGCCGATGACGTCGAACGGGCCGCGTTCGGCGCTCCGGTCGACCGGAGCGGGCACGACGCTGACGGCGGTCCCGGCGACGCCGGCCGCACTGCGTGGTTCGGGCACGCTGTCATTCTTCCCGGCTGGAGATCGGGCGATCCCGCGAACGGGCTGGGGTACCCGCCACTTCTGCCGACTCCTACCGCCAGTTCCCCACAGGCGCCGTGCAGGATAGGCGAAAGGCGCACACCTTCCATGCACGTCAAGGCGGGAGTTCGACGGGATGGCGACCCAGGGCACGGCGGCCAAGCCGGCGGCGGCCCACGAACGCTGGGTCCTGGCCTATGAGCACGGGCCGGCGCGGCGCAGGCCGCCGGTGGGCACCCGCCTCCCGGTCGGCCGGTCGGTGGAGGTCGGGCGGGAGCGGGAGCTCTCCCTCGGCGTCGAGGTGACGAGTGACGGCATCTCCCGGGTCGCCGTCGTCGTGACCGCGACCGAGGCCGGCTGGGACCTCGATCTGCGCAACGCCAACGGCGCGACTTTGCATGCCTGGGGCCAGCCGCCGCAGCAGATCTCCGGCCATCAGAGCATCGCCTGGCCGCGGGTGGCGATCCGGTTCCACAACGGGCAACGGTTCGACCAGCCGCACACGAGCTACCACTGGGTGCTGCTGGAGGCCGACCTGCTCGACATCACCCCCGCCGGCCCGCGGCCCGGCAGCCGGACGTCCAGCGCGACCGTCACCCCCGCGCCGCCGGGCCCGCTGTCCAGGCCGCAGGAGGACGCCGTCCGGATGGTGTTCGAGCCGCTGCTGGCCTGGCCGCCGCAGGTGCCGGCCGAGCCACTGCAGCTCAAGCAGGTCGCCAGCCGGTTGGGCATCAGCGAGGCGGGGGTGCGGGACCGGCTCGGCCACGCCCATGACCGCGCGCTGCGGCTCGGCCTGCATCACAACGTGGGGCTCAACAACCCCGAATACCTGTACGTCCTGGTGAGCAACGGCTACCTCGCGCCGCCCACCGGCCGCAACCACCGCGTCGCGCTCCCCTGGCTCGAATGACCCGCCGGGCGGCTTCCCGCCCGGGGCGCGTCCACGCCGGGCCGGTCAGCGCGCCTGCCACAGCCGCACCGAGTAATCCCAGCTGCTGCTGGCGAGCGTGCGCCCGTCGGGCGAGAACGCCACCCCGGTGACCGTGTTGCTGTGGCCGACCAGTGGGGAGCCGATCGGGGTCGGCTGCGTCGGGTCCTGGACGTTCCACAGCCGTACCGCGTTGTCGGCACCGCCGACGGCGAGGGTGCGCCCGTCCGGCGTGAACGTCACCGTCCATGCCTCGTTGGGCAGGATCAGCGGGTTGCCCAGCGGGATCGGGGCCGCCGGGTTGGACACGTCCCACAGCCGGACCAGATGGTCGGTGCTGGCGCTGGCGAGGATGTGCCCGTTGGGCGCGAACACGGCCGACAGGACCGGCTTGGTGTGGGCCAGCGGGCTGGAGAGCATGACCGGGTTCTGCCAGTTGGTGACGTCGTAGAACCGCACATGGCCGTCGTGGTTGCCGGTGGCCAGGATGTGGCCGTCGTGGGAGAACGTCACCGACCAGACCTGGTTCGGCTCGGTCAGCGGGCCGCCC is a genomic window of Pseudofrankia inefficax containing:
- a CDS encoding FAD-dependent oxidoreductase; its protein translation is MATGTATQPTQSGAIRPAILTVDDDPSVSRAVARDLRRRFGERYRILRAESGQQALDTLRELKLRGGQVSVMIADYRMPGLTGIEFLEQAMDLYPDAKRVLLTAYADTSAAIDAINLVDLDHYLLKPWNPPEEKLYPVLDGLLDAWCRSERRAVVETKVVGDRWSARSYEVREFLARNQVPYRWYLADEPEGRRLLAAAAPAAVSAPSNGSASSNGSMSTDGPRLSDASGLLDGSEPLDGPAPHGQPWPSSLAAAALPVVITPAGAALIDPTDAQIAAEVGLRTIPDENFYDVIIIGGGPAGLGSAVYAASEGLRTVLIERTATGGQAGQSSRIENYLGFPDGVSGAQLTDRARRQAVKFSAEVITAREIVELRADGPARTVRFADGGELSAHTVVLATGVAYRQLPAPGLAELTGRGVYYGAALTEAAGCVGEDIYVVGGANSAGQAAVYLSRHARTVTMLVRGRSLTASMSHYLIEQIAAVPNIVVRTCTEVIAGEGDEHLSALTLRDSGTGVTESVPASRLFVFIGAAPRTDWLDGVVERDGHGFVVAGPDLVAGGRRPSGWTLERDPFHLETSLPGVFVAGDARSESVKRVASAVGEGAMAITLVHRYLS
- the aqpZ gene encoding aquaporin Z, translating into MAVKAGTAGEAGTAREARADAASSAEENRRRVRKLAAEAIGTFLLVLGGVGTAVLAGDFMGTLGVALAFGLTLVVLMYVIGPVSGCHVNPAVTIGLCAAKKIAPKDAVAYIVAQCVGAIVAAAAIYLIADAGPFGYSARMQGLGANGYGAHSPAGFGLGGAFLAEVLLTGLLVFTCLGATHIQAPVGFAGIAIGFVLAVCNLVSIPVDNTGVNPARSLGPAVFAGGWALSQLWLFIVAPIVGALVAAAVHRVLRPEPGVRLSTAARALPSESEARIAQETARLLKMPVGAPRHLADGRRAPAGAEDPAKVGAGSAAGRPGRGPDGFRDRDWNRDQDQPGDDTGGC